From the genome of Candidatus Aminicenantes bacterium:
GTGCCGTTGCGGAAGCGCATGTGGCCGCTGACCAGCGCCAGGTAGGTCTTTTGCATCTCCCGCTCCTGGAAGAGCTACTGCATTTTCTCCAGCGCCTCTTCGGTCTTGGCCAGGATCAGGATGCCCGAGGTGTCCTTGTCCAGCCGGTGCACGATGCCCGGACGCTCCTGGTCGCTCATCGCGGTTATCTGCGGACAAAGGTAGCGGAAGATGTCGAGGACAGTTTCCTGCTTTTCACCGGCCCCGGGGTGGACGACGAGTCCGGCCGGCTTGTCGATGACCAGCAGCCATTCGTCTTCGAATAGTTTTGTCAAAGACCGGGAAGGG
Proteins encoded in this window:
- a CDS encoding pseudouridine synthase, whose protein sequence is MKKNITFKVREHCARIDHFLTAVLDTMSRNQIEKLIKNRQVSLNGTVLLRKNREVFPDDRITVEIETPKETVYIPSRSLTKLFEDEWLLVIDKPAGLVVHPGAGEKQETVLDIFRYLCPQITAMSDQERPGIVHRLDKDTSGILILAKTEEALEKMQ